In the Gammaproteobacteria bacterium genome, one interval contains:
- a CDS encoding type II toxin-antitoxin system RelE/ParE family toxin, producing MHTIVELPEFQRRAMALLSDSEKQRIISYLAAHPQSGAVMQSTGGIRKLRWASGSKGKSGGVRVIYYYHNESMPLFLLTVFGKSEKANLSKAERNEFAKFTSILAKNYGGKNV from the coding sequence ATGCATACAATCGTGGAACTACCGGAATTTCAGCGTCGAGCGATGGCTCTGCTCTCTGATTCCGAAAAGCAGCGAATTATCAGCTACTTGGCTGCGCATCCGCAGTCCGGTGCAGTTATGCAGAGCACTGGTGGTATCCGGAAACTTCGGTGGGCATCTGGTAGCAAAGGGAAAAGTGGTGGTGTCCGCGTCATTTACTACTACCACAACGAATCGATGCCGCTGTTCCTGTTAACCGTATTCGGCAAAAGCGAAAAGGCCAATCTTTCCAAAGCCGAACGGAATGAATTTGCCAAGTTCACGAGTATCTTGGCTAAGAATTATGGTGGAAAAAATGTCTGA
- the nadS gene encoding NadS family protein, with translation MSEIFNSIKQGLKEAVAYSEGKFPEAVVHEFSPIDVKNVRAKMGMSQNEFASAFGISVSTLRHWERGDRVPHGPALVLLNVVEKEPQAVLKALGG, from the coding sequence ATGTCTGAAATATTCAACAGTATCAAACAGGGCTTGAAAGAGGCAGTAGCGTACTCCGAGGGAAAATTCCCTGAGGCCGTAGTGCATGAATTCTCCCCAATCGATGTAAAGAATGTCCGAGCGAAAATGGGCATGAGTCAAAACGAATTTGCGTCGGCGTTTGGCATCAGCGTCAGCACACTGAGGCACTGGGAACGTGGAGATCGCGTACCTCATGGACCGGCCTTAGTTCTACTCAACGTGGTTGAAAAAGAACCCCAGGCCGTACTTAAAGCCCTGGGCGGCTAA
- a CDS encoding type II toxin-antitoxin system Phd/YefM family antitoxin, with product MITEVNAVSFRQNLGDMINRVQYRNDSVVINKDGKPVAVLVDAELFARIQRMRARFDELSARISEGYADVPAEEGLAEIEDAVAAARKRR from the coding sequence ATGATTACCGAAGTCAATGCCGTAAGTTTCCGGCAGAACCTGGGAGACATGATCAACCGGGTGCAGTACCGGAATGACAGTGTCGTCATCAACAAGGATGGCAAGCCGGTAGCGGTGCTGGTCGACGCGGAGTTGTTTGCCCGCATCCAGCGCATGCGTGCCCGCTTCGATGAACTGAGTGCGCGTATTTCGGAGGGTTACGCCGATGTGCCGGCCGAGGAGGGGCTGGCCGAGATTGAAGACGCGGTAGCTGCGGCGCGCAAACGGCGCTGA
- a CDS encoding putative toxin-antitoxin system toxin component, PIN family: MPDLRVVLDTNVLVSGLAYPGSVPGRIVAAWRQGGLEVVLSHYILDELARVLPRLSRVRMLQVEARDLTDSLMFLADIVEARGMPDENLRDPADQPVLLTLVAARADYLVTGDKDLLALAAKYPIVTPGEFWRRHGE, from the coding sequence ATGCCCGATTTGCGTGTGGTCCTCGACACCAACGTGCTGGTGTCGGGACTGGCCTATCCGGGCAGCGTGCCGGGGCGTATCGTCGCCGCCTGGCGCCAGGGCGGCCTGGAGGTAGTGCTGTCCCATTACATACTCGACGAGCTGGCGAGGGTGCTGCCTCGGTTGTCCAGGGTCCGGATGTTGCAGGTGGAGGCCCGTGACTTGACCGATAGTCTGATGTTCCTTGCCGATATCGTCGAGGCGCGAGGTATGCCTGATGAAAACCTGCGTGACCCTGCTGATCAACCAGTGCTACTCACCCTGGTGGCGGCGCGGGCTGACTACCTCGTAACCGGCGACAAGGATTTGCTGGCCCTGGCGGCCAAGTATCCCATTGTCACACCGGGAGAGTTCTGGAGACGCCACGGAGAGTAA
- a CDS encoding type II toxin-antitoxin system VapC family toxin, which yields MILPDVNVLVYAHREDAGNHTAYREWLEAELSSERSYGICDLVLSGFVRIVTHPKVFKEPSTMEDALTFAGQVRGRPNCVCVVPGPRHWGIFTRLCRERGVKGNLVPDAYLAAIAIESGSEWITSDRDFSRFTGLRWRHPLS from the coding sequence GTGATCCTGCCGGACGTCAACGTGCTGGTCTACGCTCACCGCGAGGATGCCGGGAATCACACTGCTTACCGTGAGTGGTTGGAAGCCGAGCTGAGTTCGGAGCGCAGCTACGGCATCTGTGATCTGGTCCTGAGTGGCTTCGTCCGGATTGTCACCCATCCTAAAGTATTCAAGGAACCGTCCACTATGGAGGATGCACTGACGTTTGCGGGGCAGGTGCGGGGCCGGCCCAATTGTGTCTGTGTCGTCCCGGGACCCCGCCACTGGGGCATCTTCACCCGGCTGTGCCGTGAGCGCGGCGTCAAGGGCAATCTGGTGCCGGATGCCTACCTTGCTGCCATCGCCATCGAATCCGGCAGCGAGTGGATCACTTCGGACCGCGACTTCAGCCGCTTCACCGGGCTGCGATGGCGCCACCCGCTGAGTTGA
- a CDS encoding BrnT family toxin, whose product MKTFSWDSAKNDWLMAERGVSFERVMQRIEMGQVLDVVRHPNPERYPYQRMFIVDIDGYACLVPFVESGDEVFLKTIIPSRKATRRYLGGR is encoded by the coding sequence GTGAAGACCTTCTCATGGGATTCAGCCAAAAACGATTGGCTCATGGCCGAACGGGGCGTGTCCTTCGAGCGGGTGATGCAGCGTATTGAGATGGGCCAGGTGCTCGATGTGGTTCGGCACCCGAATCCGGAAAGGTATCCGTACCAGAGGATGTTTATCGTGGATATCGATGGTTACGCCTGCCTGGTTCCGTTCGTTGAATCCGGTGACGAGGTTTTTCTCAAGACGATCATCCCAAGCCGCAAGGCGACGAGACGATACCTGGGAGGACGGTGA
- a CDS encoding antitoxin, which produces MMAIQLSPEEKELLDSYDNEEWESVMSVEELRKYQEAARNTFRKDKRVNIRMSGKDLELLQARALREGIPYQTLMASVLHKYVSGDLVDKTRNG; this is translated from the coding sequence GTGATGGCCATCCAGCTTAGCCCTGAGGAAAAGGAACTGTTGGACTCCTACGACAACGAGGAGTGGGAGTCTGTGATGTCCGTTGAGGAGTTGCGGAAGTACCAGGAGGCCGCGCGGAATACGTTCAGGAAGGACAAGCGCGTCAACATTCGGATGTCAGGCAAGGATCTGGAATTGCTCCAGGCGCGGGCCTTGCGGGAGGGCATTCCTTACCAGACCCTGATGGCGAGTGTCCTGCACAAATATGTCTCGGGAGACCTGGTCGATAAGACCCGCAACGGCTAA
- a CDS encoding type II toxin-antitoxin system VapC family toxin, with product MNLLLDTHLLLWAAGDPERLSAEARRLIEEPLNTLHFSAASIWEIAIKSGLGREDFRVQPRVLRRGLLENGYVELAVNSAHAVAIDHLPPIHRDPFDRLLLAQAEAEGFTLLTADDRLAHYPGPVLRV from the coding sequence GTGAATCTGCTGCTGGACACCCACCTGTTATTGTGGGCCGCAGGAGACCCCGAGCGGCTCTCCGCTGAGGCCCGCAGATTGATCGAGGAGCCCCTGAATACCCTGCATTTCAGCGCCGCAAGCATCTGGGAAATCGCCATCAAGAGCGGGCTAGGAAGGGAGGACTTCCGGGTGCAACCCAGGGTCCTGCGCCGCGGGCTACTCGAGAACGGCTACGTCGAACTGGCCGTCAACAGCGCCCATGCCGTCGCCATCGACCACCTGCCCCCCATCCATCGCGACCCGTTCGACCGTCTGCTCCTGGCCCAGGCCGAGGCGGAGGGCTTCACGCTCCTGACCGCGGACGACCGCCTGGCCCACTATCCCGGGCCGGTGCTTCGGGTGTGA
- a CDS encoding type II toxin-antitoxin system prevent-host-death family antitoxin translates to MRIVNVHEAKTHLSRLLDQAAKGEPFIIAKAGKPLVKVMAVDAPEPRNVRRLGFLAGQIAVPDDFDTMGDEAIERLFTGES, encoded by the coding sequence ATGCGCATCGTCAACGTCCACGAGGCCAAGACCCATCTATCACGGCTGTTGGATCAAGCCGCCAAGGGCGAGCCCTTCATCATCGCCAAAGCGGGCAAACCCCTGGTCAAGGTAATGGCCGTCGATGCCCCCGAGCCACGAAACGTTCGGCGCCTGGGTTTCCTGGCCGGCCAAATCGCCGTTCCGGATGACTTCGATACCATGGGTGATGAAGCCATCGAGCGCCTGTTCACCGGCGAATCGTGA
- the ltrA gene encoding group II intron reverse transcriptase/maturase, with protein sequence MSLTTPEKIRTLQRKLYVKAKQEPAFRFYALYDKVYRADTLGHAYDRVRSNRGAPGIDGVTCEAIEAGVGRDAYLAELQRELEQKTYGADGVRRVWIPKPDGSERPLGIPTIRDRIVQMALKLVVEPIFEADFCEHSYGFRPQRSAHDAVKAVTDGLFQGKTQIIDADLSKYFDTIPHAKLMAVVAERLADGGVLALIQQWLKAPVIEEDGRGKQRPSGGKGNRKGTPQGGVVSPLLANLYLHLLDRIWERHDLERRLGARLVRYADDAVILCRGDTAPAMAVLETVLTRLELTLNREKTHVVDARRQAFDFLGFSIKWARSRRTGNGYPHVEPSRRAERRIKARIKELTARRRTPVPMPRMITEVNQVLRGWPGYFHYGNCTKAFGRVRWFTEERVRTQLRRRHKVRTRTRGYERFPYAHLHDALGLLKLSHKAGWRSAHALA encoded by the coding sequence ATGTCGCTAACAACTCCGGAAAAGATCAGGACGCTGCAGAGGAAGCTCTACGTCAAGGCCAAGCAAGAGCCGGCGTTTCGCTTCTACGCCTTGTATGACAAGGTCTATCGGGCAGACACTCTCGGTCACGCCTATGATCGTGTCAGGTCCAATCGGGGCGCGCCAGGAATCGATGGTGTGACCTGTGAGGCCATCGAGGCGGGGGTCGGAAGAGACGCCTACTTGGCGGAATTGCAACGGGAACTGGAGCAGAAGACGTACGGCGCGGACGGCGTGCGTCGGGTCTGGATACCCAAGCCGGATGGCAGTGAGCGCCCATTGGGGATCCCCACAATCCGGGATCGGATCGTACAGATGGCGCTCAAGCTGGTGGTGGAGCCGATCTTCGAGGCTGATTTCTGCGAGCACTCCTATGGATTTCGCCCGCAGCGTTCGGCCCATGATGCGGTGAAGGCCGTCACCGACGGTCTGTTTCAGGGAAAGACCCAAATCATCGATGCGGATCTATCGAAGTATTTCGATACGATCCCGCACGCCAAGCTCATGGCCGTGGTTGCCGAGCGCCTTGCCGATGGGGGCGTCCTCGCCCTCATTCAGCAATGGCTCAAGGCCCCGGTCATCGAAGAGGATGGGCGAGGCAAGCAACGCCCGAGTGGCGGTAAAGGGAATCGGAAAGGGACGCCGCAAGGCGGGGTTGTTTCCCCGCTGCTGGCCAATCTTTATCTACATCTGCTGGACCGGATTTGGGAACGGCACGACTTGGAACGACGGTTAGGGGCGCGCCTCGTGCGTTACGCTGACGATGCCGTGATTCTGTGTCGTGGGGACACCGCGCCGGCCATGGCGGTGCTTGAGACGGTGCTGACACGCCTGGAGTTGACGCTCAACCGGGAGAAAACCCACGTGGTGGATGCCCGCCGACAGGCGTTCGACTTTCTTGGCTTCAGCATCAAATGGGCACGCAGCCGACGAACCGGCAACGGCTACCCTCACGTTGAGCCGAGCCGCCGCGCCGAACGAAGGATCAAGGCGCGCATCAAGGAACTCACCGCGCGGCGCCGCACCCCGGTGCCGATGCCGCGTATGATCACGGAAGTGAACCAAGTGCTACGCGGCTGGCCGGGCTACTTCCACTACGGCAACTGCACCAAGGCTTTCGGACGCGTCCGGTGGTTCACTGAGGAACGCGTGCGTACCCAACTGCGGCGGCGTCACAAAGTGCGCACTCGCACGCGCGGTTACGAACGCTTTCCCTACGCCCACCTCCACGACGCCCTAGGATTACTCAAGCTATCCCACAAAGCAGGCTGGCGCTCAGCGCATGCCTTGGCGTGA
- a CDS encoding type II toxin-antitoxin system VapC family toxin: protein MHLLDTVVLSELRKQHRNPHLVAWIANQRTPDLFLSVVTIGEIERGIVQQRGRNPAFAITLARWLDTVLDLYADRVLAVDIPVARRWGQLSAAIGNQSADLLIAATALEHGLTVVTRNTRHFTPTGVATLNPFNP from the coding sequence ATGCACCTTCTGGACACCGTGGTCCTGTCGGAACTGCGCAAGCAGCACCGGAATCCGCATCTGGTGGCGTGGATCGCGAATCAACGGACCCCGGACCTGTTCCTCAGCGTGGTCACCATCGGCGAGATAGAGCGGGGCATTGTGCAGCAACGAGGCCGCAACCCCGCCTTCGCCATCACCCTCGCCCGCTGGCTCGACACCGTGCTCGACCTATACGCCGATCGGGTACTTGCGGTGGATATCCCCGTCGCCCGCCGCTGGGGACAACTCAGCGCCGCCATCGGTAACCAAAGCGCCGACCTGTTGATCGCGGCAACGGCCCTGGAGCACGGCCTCACCGTGGTGACTCGCAACACCCGACACTTCACACCGACAGGCGTGGCTACGCTGAACCCATTCAACCCCTGA
- a CDS encoding type II toxin-antitoxin system Phd/YefM family antitoxin, which yields MSDPEWSLHDAKNRFSALVDRALKGDPQRVTRRGKPAVVVIAADEYERLRRQGKTAAPTFGELLLTVPQDDLDFDRIPLRPRAIEL from the coding sequence ATGTCTGATCCGGAATGGTCCCTACATGACGCCAAGAATCGTTTCAGTGCACTGGTTGACAGGGCGCTCAAGGGTGACCCCCAACGGGTGACCCGACGAGGCAAACCGGCTGTGGTGGTCATCGCCGCCGATGAGTACGAGCGATTGCGACGACAGGGAAAAACCGCAGCGCCCACCTTCGGCGAACTACTGCTCACCGTGCCCCAGGACGACCTCGACTTCGACCGCATCCCCTTGCGACCCCGCGCCATCGAGCTCTGA
- a CDS encoding DUF433 domain-containing protein encodes MTLPKVRAAIEYLKENTEGESDRRHPLISRQLETDGLDLFIQRYGQLVNISRAGQVAMREVMSAALQRIERDASGVPVKLYPFTRSQVEGAPAMVVIDPALSGGRPVIAGTGLATDVIAERYKAGESVSELARDYERDEAEIEEAIRCELQAAA; translated from the coding sequence GTGACCCTGCCGAAGGTGCGGGCAGCCATCGAGTACCTCAAGGAGAACACCGAGGGGGAATCGGATCGCAGACATCCCCTGATCAGCCGACAGCTGGAGACCGATGGGCTTGACCTCTTCATCCAGCGCTACGGTCAACTGGTGAACATCAGCCGGGCGGGCCAGGTGGCCATGCGCGAGGTCATGAGTGCAGCGCTGCAACGCATCGAGCGGGATGCCAGCGGCGTTCCCGTAAAGCTCTACCCATTCACCCGTAGCCAAGTCGAAGGGGCGCCCGCGATGGTGGTGATCGATCCCGCTTTGTCCGGCGGGAGACCGGTGATCGCGGGAACCGGACTAGCGACAGACGTGATTGCGGAGCGCTACAAGGCGGGTGAATCGGTGAGCGAACTGGCCAGGGACTACGAGCGTGACGAAGCCGAGATCGAGGAAGCGATCCGCTGCGAACTCCAGGCGGCCGCCTGA
- a CDS encoding group II intron maturase-specific domain-containing protein: protein MITEVNQVLRGWSGYFHYGNCTKAFGRVRWFTEERVRTQLRRRHKVRTRTRGYERFPYAHLHDALGLLKLSHKAGWRSAHALA, encoded by the coding sequence ATGATCACGGAAGTCAACCAAGTGCTACGCGGCTGGTCGGGCTACTTCCACTACGGTAACTGCACCAAGGCTTTCGGACGCGTCCGGTGGTTCACTGAGGAACGCGTGCGTACCCAACTGCGGCGGCGTCACAAAGTGCGCACTCGCACGCGCGGTTACGAACGCTTTCCCTACGCCCACCTCCACGACGCCCTTGGATTACTCAAGCTATCCCATAAAGCAGGCTGGCGCTCAGCGCATGCCTTGGCGTGA
- a CDS encoding reverse transcriptase domain-containing protein codes for MSLTTPEKIRTLQRKLYVKAKQEPAFRFYALYDEVYRADTLGHAYDRVRSNRGAPGIDGVTCEAIEAGVGRDAYLAELQRELEQKTYGADGVRRVWIPKPDGSERPLGIPTNRDRIVQMALKLVVEAIFEADFCEHSYGFRPQRSAHDAVKAVTDGLFQGKTQIIDADLSKYFDTIPHACRV; via the coding sequence ATGTCGCTAACAACTCCGGAAAAGATCAGGACGCTGCAGAGGAAGCTCTACGTCAAGGCCAAGCAAGAGCCGGCGTTTCGCTTCTACGCCTTGTATGACGAGGTCTATCGGGCAGACACTCTCGGTCACGCCTATGATCGTGTCAGGTCCAATCGGGGCGCGCCAGGAATCGATGGTGTGACCTGTGAGGCCATCGAGGCGGGGGTCGGAAGAGACGCCTACTTGGCGGAATTGCAACGGGAACTGGAGCAGAAGACGTACGGCGCGGACGGCGTGCGTCGGGTCTGGATACCCAAGCCGGATGGCAGTGAGCGCCCATTGGGGATCCCCACAAACCGGGATCGGATCGTACAGATGGCGCTCAAGCTGGTGGTGGAGGCGATCTTCGAGGCTGATTTCTGCGAGCACTCCTATGGATTTCGCCCGCAGCGCTCGGCCCATGATGCGGTGAAGGCCGTCACCGACGGCCTGTTTCAGGGAAAGACCCAAATCATCGATGCGGATCTATCGAAGTATTTCGATACGATCCCGCACGCCTGCCGCGTATGA
- a CDS encoding type II toxin-antitoxin system VapC family toxin, which yields MVLDSSALIAILMNEPERRTFVTVIEAAAPCVMSVANFLETAIVIEARFGMEGARDLDLFLSKAHIELIPVDVDQGNLARRAYREFGKGRHPAGLNYGDCFAYALAKVEGAPLLYKGQDFIHTDLATPP from the coding sequence ATTGTCCTCGACAGCTCCGCACTAATCGCGATCCTCATGAACGAACCTGAGCGCCGGACGTTCGTAACGGTAATAGAGGCTGCGGCGCCGTGCGTCATGTCGGTGGCCAACTTCCTGGAGACCGCCATCGTCATAGAAGCCCGCTTTGGCATGGAGGGGGCACGGGACCTCGACCTGTTCCTGAGCAAGGCCCACATCGAACTCATTCCCGTTGACGTGGACCAGGGCAACCTGGCGCGGCGGGCCTACCGGGAGTTCGGCAAGGGCCGCCATCCGGCCGGTCTGAACTACGGTGACTGCTTTGCTTACGCCCTCGCGAAAGTAGAGGGCGCCCCGCTGCTCTATAAGGGGCAGGATTTCATCCACACCGACCTTGCCACGCCACCGTAA
- a CDS encoding type II toxin-antitoxin system VapB family antitoxin — MALNIRNPDAERLADELARLTGQTKTRAVTDALREQLKRLKRQPAGPRLADELDEIALHCANLPVLDDRSPEEILDYDSRGIPR; from the coding sequence ATGGCGCTAAATATTCGAAACCCAGATGCCGAGCGCTTGGCCGACGAGCTTGCACGGCTTACCGGCCAAACGAAGACCCGGGCAGTCACTGATGCCCTGCGCGAGCAGCTCAAGCGCCTCAAGCGCCAACCCGCCGGGCCGCGGCTGGCAGATGAGCTGGACGAAATCGCCCTGCACTGTGCGAACCTGCCGGTCCTGGACGACCGTTCGCCCGAAGAGATCCTGGACTACGATTCCCGCGGCATCCCGCGATGA
- a CDS encoding RNA-directed DNA polymerase, producing the protein MSTRLERFTQKARAEPQLRFTSLMGMLFDPEGLHASFERQDGSKAPGVDGVRKETYLQGLDERIADLSARLRRLGYRPKPARRTYIPKGDGRYRPLGVPSFEDRLVQDRLSQILQAIWEPEFRDCS; encoded by the coding sequence GTGAGCACACGACTCGAACGTTTCACACAAAAGGCGCGTGCCGAGCCGCAGTTGCGGTTCACGTCCCTGATGGGGATGCTGTTCGATCCCGAGGGGCTGCACGCCAGCTTCGAGCGCCAGGACGGAAGTAAGGCGCCCGGAGTGGATGGGGTAAGGAAGGAGACGTATCTACAGGGACTGGACGAGCGGATAGCAGACCTGTCGGCCCGCCTGCGCCGGCTGGGCTACCGGCCCAAACCGGCCCGGCGAACCTACATCCCCAAAGGGGACGGTCGCTACCGCCCGCTGGGTGTCCCCAGCTTCGAGGATCGGTTGGTGCAGGACCGGCTGAGCCAAATCCTGCAAGCCATCTGGGAACCGGAATTCCGCGACTGCTCTTAG
- a CDS encoding reverse transcriptase domain-containing protein yields MERWQVNFDQAPYGFRPGRSAHDALRRMAEVITNEQTQRVVEADIKGFFDHVSHDHLMRFLAHRIGDPNFLRIIRRFLKAGIMEDGVFTASDEGTPQGGLVSPVLANIYLHYVLDLWFEARYARQCQGKAYLIRYADDYIACFQYEEDAKGFHQAMKARLSAFDLEVEPSKTAILRFGSTALRIPAREGEPKTFSFLGFTHYVGRSRKGRFVVGRKTDGKRQRKKLKALNAKLKAMRSKGGAAMIAFLRRHLRGHIQYYGVSGNSRSVASYVYFASGYLFKWLNRRSQRRSLTWKRFGEAISPWLPTACIVHILYPVPKWKTQAGSRMV; encoded by the coding sequence ATCGAAAGATGGCAAGTTAATTTCGATCAGGCTCCTTACGGCTTCCGTCCGGGCCGAAGCGCCCACGACGCCCTGCGCCGGATGGCGGAAGTCATCACGAACGAGCAGACGCAAAGGGTGGTGGAGGCCGACATCAAAGGCTTCTTTGACCACGTCAGCCACGACCACCTGATGCGGTTTCTGGCCCACCGGATAGGCGATCCGAATTTTCTGCGGATCATCCGCCGATTTCTCAAGGCAGGGATCATGGAAGATGGGGTGTTCACAGCCAGCGACGAAGGCACCCCGCAAGGCGGGCTGGTGTCCCCCGTGCTGGCGAACATCTACCTCCACTATGTACTGGACCTGTGGTTCGAGGCGCGCTATGCCCGGCAGTGTCAGGGCAAGGCGTACCTCATCCGCTATGCGGACGACTATATCGCCTGCTTCCAGTACGAAGAGGACGCCAAGGGCTTTCATCAAGCGATGAAAGCGCGCTTGAGCGCATTCGACCTGGAAGTCGAGCCCAGCAAGACGGCCATCCTGCGCTTCGGCAGCACCGCCCTGCGTATCCCTGCGCGGGAGGGAGAGCCGAAGACCTTCAGCTTTCTCGGCTTCACCCACTACGTGGGCCGCAGCCGGAAAGGCCGGTTTGTCGTTGGGCGCAAGACCGACGGCAAGCGACAGCGCAAGAAGCTCAAGGCGCTCAATGCCAAGCTGAAGGCCATGCGCAGCAAAGGAGGGGCGGCGATGATTGCCTTCCTGCGGCGGCACCTACGGGGCCATATCCAGTATTACGGCGTCAGCGGCAACAGCCGGAGCGTGGCGAGCTATGTCTACTTCGCCTCCGGCTACCTGTTCAAGTGGCTGAACCGCCGTAGCCAGCGACGCTCGCTGACCTGGAAACGCTTCGGCGAGGCCATCAGTCCGTGGCTGCCGACCGCCTGCATCGTCCACATCCTCTACCCCGTGCCGAAGTGGAAGACTCAAGCTGGGAGCCGGATGGTGTAA
- a CDS encoding DUF2283 domain-containing protein — MKVQYFQDTDTLYVEFRGDEITQTRDLDENTVLDLNALGDVCALTLEHASKRADLGHLIVEGIAA, encoded by the coding sequence ATGAAGGTACAGTATTTCCAGGATACGGACACACTATACGTCGAGTTCCGAGGCGATGAGATCACCCAGACTAGGGACTTGGACGAAAACACCGTTCTTGATTTGAATGCTCTGGGGGACGTTTGTGCGTTGACCCTGGAGCATGCGAGCAAGCGGGCCGACTTGGGCCATCTCATTGTGGAAGGTATCGCTGCATAG
- the ltrA gene encoding group II intron reverse transcriptase/maturase, whose product MQRVESVSQEAKPDSSNPVEWPWVDRTIWTERMLAALGNGVQGTKWFSLIDKVHRPQTLERAWQDVRANRGSAGVDGQSVQRFEAHAERYLAELGEALGIGRYRPDAVRRVEIPKGTGTRPLGIPTVKDRIVQAAMKRVLEPIFEHQFLPMSYGFRPGRGCKDALREVDGLVREGYTHVVDADLAQYFDTIPHEALMARVEDRISDGRILDLLRAWLRQDVVAEIARWTPTRGSPQGAVISPLLANLYLHGLDVHMTQRGYRMVRYADDLVILCASPDEAQEALQELRHWVEANGLQLHPEKTRVGDCRQPGEGFEFLGYRFEAGRRWVRKKSRKALYDRVRAKTRRSRGDSLARIVADLNPMLRGWFVYFQHAHPWTFPRVDGFVRRRLRALLRKQQKRPGAGHCQSDHLRWPNAFFAAAGLFTMTEARTLASVSG is encoded by the coding sequence ATGCAAAGGGTCGAGAGTGTCTCGCAAGAGGCTAAGCCAGACTCGTCCAACCCGGTGGAATGGCCGTGGGTGGACCGCACGATCTGGACGGAGCGCATGTTGGCGGCGCTGGGTAACGGCGTCCAAGGGACGAAGTGGTTCAGTCTGATCGACAAGGTGCATCGCCCCCAGACCCTGGAACGGGCGTGGCAGGATGTGCGGGCCAACCGGGGTTCAGCGGGGGTGGATGGCCAGAGTGTGCAGCGTTTTGAGGCCCATGCCGAGCGGTATCTGGCGGAGTTGGGAGAGGCGCTGGGAATTGGACGGTACCGACCGGATGCGGTGCGTCGGGTGGAGATTCCGAAGGGGACAGGGACGCGTCCCCTGGGCATTCCGACGGTGAAGGACCGGATTGTGCAGGCGGCGATGAAGCGGGTGCTCGAGCCGATTTTCGAGCACCAGTTTTTGCCGATGAGTTACGGGTTTCGCCCGGGTCGCGGGTGCAAGGATGCGCTGCGGGAAGTGGATGGGCTGGTTCGGGAGGGCTACACCCATGTGGTGGATGCCGACCTGGCCCAGTACTTCGACACCATCCCGCACGAAGCGTTGATGGCCCGGGTCGAGGACCGGATCAGCGATGGTCGGATCCTCGACCTGCTGCGCGCCTGGTTGCGCCAGGACGTGGTGGCGGAGATAGCGCGCTGGACGCCGACCCGGGGCTCGCCCCAAGGGGCGGTGATCAGTCCGTTACTCGCGAATCTGTACCTGCACGGGCTGGATGTACACATGACCCAGCGCGGCTATCGGATGGTTCGGTATGCTGACGACCTCGTGATCCTGTGTGCCAGTCCGGACGAAGCCCAGGAGGCGCTGCAGGAGTTGCGGCACTGGGTGGAGGCCAATGGTCTGCAACTGCACCCGGAGAAGACCCGTGTGGGGGATTGCCGGCAGCCCGGGGAAGGCTTTGAGTTTCTCGGGTACCGGTTTGAAGCGGGACGGCGGTGGGTACGCAAGAAGAGCCGCAAGGCCCTTTACGACCGGGTCCGGGCCAAAACCCGGCGCAGTCGTGGGGATTCGCTGGCGCGGATTGTGGCCGACCTGAACCCGATGCTGCGTGGCTGGTTCGTGTATTTCCAGCACGCGCACCCGTGGACCTTTCCTCGCGTGGACGGTTTTGTCCGACGTCGATTACGGGCGCTGTTGCGCAAGCAGCAGAAGCGCCCGGGAGCGGGTCATTGTCAGTCCGACCATCTCCGCTGGCCGAACGCGTTCTTCGCTGCGGCTGGGCTTTTCACCATGACCGAAGCCCGGACGTTGGCGAGTGTTAGCGGCTGA